A DNA window from Thermosynechococcaceae cyanobacterium Okahandja contains the following coding sequences:
- a CDS encoding cysteine desulfurase family protein — translation MQLYFDYGATTPCRAEALAAMMTVYQQQWGNPASVHEWGQRSATALEQARLQVADLINAHADEIIFTSGGTEADNLALWGITQQYATPQHVIVSAVEHSAIAKPAAALAAQGWQVTYLGVNRWGQVEPAQLRQALRHNTVLVSVIYGQSEVGTLQPIAELASICQEAGVPIHTDAVQVAGRCAIDVRHLGVDLLSLSSHKLYGPQGAGALYVRSGLTLEALLRGGGQELGRRSGTPAVPTLVGFGVAAERAASELATEHSRLIHLRDRLWQQLRDHPQVELTGHPWQRLPHHLSLILRDRHGQPLNGKTMVRQLNLAGIAISAGSACQSGQTQPSPTLLAMGYDSETAKAGIRITLGRETTAADVDWLAMVLRQYLADAIAPPVPVSLR, via the coding sequence ATGCAACTGTATTTTGACTATGGTGCGACGACCCCCTGCCGCGCCGAAGCGTTAGCGGCAATGATGACGGTGTATCAGCAGCAGTGGGGCAACCCCGCCAGTGTGCACGAGTGGGGTCAGCGCTCGGCCACTGCCCTTGAGCAGGCACGGCTACAGGTGGCCGACCTGATTAACGCCCATGCGGATGAAATTATTTTTACCTCCGGTGGCACGGAAGCGGATAATTTAGCCCTGTGGGGCATCACCCAGCAGTACGCAACCCCCCAACACGTCATTGTTTCTGCGGTGGAACACTCCGCCATTGCCAAGCCAGCCGCTGCCCTTGCCGCCCAAGGGTGGCAGGTGACGTATCTGGGGGTGAATCGTTGGGGACAGGTGGAACCCGCCCAACTCCGCCAAGCCCTACGGCATAATACGGTGCTGGTTTCTGTGATCTATGGCCAAAGTGAAGTGGGCACGCTCCAACCCATTGCTGAGCTAGCGTCAATTTGCCAGGAGGCGGGGGTTCCCATTCACACCGATGCCGTGCAGGTGGCCGGACGCTGTGCCATTGATGTGCGGCACTTAGGGGTCGATTTGCTCTCGTTGTCGAGCCACAAGCTCTACGGGCCGCAGGGGGCGGGTGCGCTGTATGTGCGCTCGGGGCTAACCCTCGAAGCGCTGTTGCGCGGCGGTGGTCAAGAATTGGGGCGGCGATCGGGTACTCCGGCGGTGCCTACCCTTGTGGGCTTTGGGGTGGCGGCGGAGCGGGCAGCGTCGGAACTGGCGACAGAACACTCGCGACTCATCCACCTGCGCGATCGCCTCTGGCAGCAATTGCGGGATCATCCCCAAGTGGAACTGACCGGCCATCCATGGCAGCGCTTGCCCCATCATCTGAGCCTGATTCTGCGCGATCGCCACGGGCAACCCCTCAACGGCAAAACCATGGTGCGGCAACTGAATTTAGCAGGGATTGCCATTAGTGCTGGCTCAGCCTGCCAGAGTGGTCAAACCCAACCTAGCCCTACCCTCTTGGCCATGGGTTACGATTCGGAAACCGCCAAGGCGGGAATTCGCATCACCCTAGGGCGGGAGACCACCGCTGCGGATGTGGATTGGTTGGCGATGGTGCTCCGGCAATATCTCGCCGACGCGATTGCTCCGCCGGTGCCTGTGTCCCTTCGCTGA
- a CDS encoding gamma-glutamylcyclotransferase, whose translation MTSSNTLQLFVYGTLKSGYAPHAKLCQPWLHALQPALAKGRIYHLPMGYPAMTAEEGWVQGELLLFMNPPDTVLQRLDNFEGYRPELPQERNPYQRQEIPIYDLERNPLTTAWAYIMPVFLVQQVQGEWLPDGIWNRPTQLRA comes from the coding sequence ATGACATCCTCAAACACGCTGCAACTGTTTGTCTATGGCACTCTGAAGTCAGGGTATGCCCCCCATGCCAAGCTGTGCCAACCTTGGTTACACGCCTTGCAACCCGCCCTTGCCAAGGGGCGAATCTATCACTTACCCATGGGGTATCCGGCCATGACCGCCGAGGAGGGTTGGGTGCAGGGGGAACTGCTGCTGTTTATGAACCCGCCTGACACGGTACTACAACGGTTGGATAATTTTGAAGGCTATCGACCGGAATTACCCCAAGAACGCAATCCTTACCAGCGGCAGGAAATTCCCATCTACGATCTGGAGCGCAACCCCTTAACCACCGCTTGGGCCTATATTATGCCCGTGTTCCTGGTGCAGCAAGTGCAGGGAGAGTGGCTACCCGACGGTATCTGGAACCGACCAACGCAGCTACGCGCCTAG
- a CDS encoding PrsW family glutamic-type intramembrane protease: MTGDRSRFSLNPHLKYAGVLRQVAPEMAQFWLSQQEPTIIGRDPDTCHIVLDAQLYTSVSRHHAQLDCATTASKGIPQWSIRDLGSVNGTYVNQQRIEQEMLLQVGDRIQLGRQGPEFVLEYLPLTDVVSTTPDQQLTLTQLLPIFAIHPDWVRKAYLVPGIITVIAVILLFATAGKPDAFKVILALYLGSAAYYFIYQLCGKRKPWWVLLASLTLEILILQSPILPAMIYVFRTVLPGQLRPPDSSFLVLLGRNFIGAGLMEELLKAVPIGVAYGLGRWLPSPWKQKIGVWEPLDGILLGAASGLGFTWMETLGHYVPGITGQFGDLAGLQVLIPRVLGSLTGHMAYTGYLGYCIGLSVLRPRHALLIVVVGLGLSAFLHALWNASAASFGPMGLAVVGILAYLFLTAAILKARQLSPTRSQNFATRFYGHR; the protein is encoded by the coding sequence ATGACTGGCGATCGCTCCCGTTTTTCCTTAAACCCCCACCTCAAGTATGCGGGTGTGCTGCGGCAGGTGGCGCCGGAAATGGCGCAGTTTTGGCTCTCGCAACAGGAACCCACCATTATTGGGCGCGATCCAGATACCTGTCACATTGTCCTTGATGCCCAACTCTACACCTCGGTTTCCCGTCATCACGCACAACTTGACTGTGCCACTACCGCCAGCAAAGGCATTCCCCAGTGGTCAATTCGGGATTTGGGCAGTGTCAATGGCACCTACGTCAACCAACAACGAATCGAGCAGGAAATGTTACTCCAAGTGGGCGATCGCATTCAGTTGGGTCGCCAAGGGCCGGAATTTGTCTTGGAGTATCTGCCCCTCACCGATGTAGTTAGCACCACCCCCGACCAGCAACTGACCCTCACCCAACTGCTGCCCATTTTTGCCATCCATCCCGACTGGGTACGCAAAGCGTATCTGGTGCCGGGCATTATCACCGTCATTGCCGTGATTCTGCTCTTTGCCACCGCGGGGAAGCCCGATGCCTTTAAGGTCATTTTGGCGCTGTATTTAGGCAGCGCTGCCTACTACTTCATTTATCAACTCTGCGGCAAACGCAAGCCTTGGTGGGTGCTCTTGGCCAGTCTCACCCTTGAGATTCTGATTCTACAAAGCCCCATCTTACCCGCCATGATTTACGTCTTTCGGACGGTGCTCCCCGGCCAACTCCGGCCCCCGGATTCCTCCTTTTTGGTGCTCTTGGGGCGTAATTTCATTGGAGCAGGACTCATGGAAGAACTGCTCAAAGCGGTTCCCATTGGGGTGGCCTACGGATTGGGACGTTGGTTGCCCAGCCCGTGGAAGCAAAAGATTGGTGTTTGGGAGCCACTGGATGGGATTTTGCTGGGAGCCGCCTCAGGGCTAGGCTTTACCTGGATGGAAACCCTGGGACACTATGTGCCCGGGATTACCGGCCAGTTTGGGGATCTCGCTGGCTTGCAGGTCCTCATTCCACGGGTGCTCGGCTCCCTAACCGGTCATATGGCCTACACCGGCTACCTAGGCTACTGCATTGGCCTCAGTGTGCTGCGCCCCCGCCATGCCCTGCTCATCGTCGTCGTGGGGCTGGGGTTATCGGCGTTTTTGCACGCCCTTTGGAATGCCTCCGCGGCCAGCTTTGGTCCGATGGGTTTAGCGGTGGTCGGGATTTTGGCCTACCTGTTTTTAACCGCCGCTATTCTCAAAGCACGCCAACTCTCACCGACGCGATCGCAAAACTTTGCAACCCGCTTCTATGGTCATCGCTAG
- the trpS gene encoding tryptophan--tRNA ligase has protein sequence MTKKRVLSGVQPTGSLHLGNYLGAIRNWVAGQANYDNYFCVVDLHAITVPHDPAVLAANTYTVAALYLACGIDPNHATIFVQSHVSAHAELTWLLNCITPLNWLEDMIQFKEKAVKQGENVAAGLLDYPVLMAADILLYDADLVPVGEDQKQHLELTRDIAARVNYLFARNQAPILKLPEPLIAKAGARVMSLTDGTKKMSKSDPSDFSRINLLDPPDEIRKKIKRCKTDPIRGLTFDDPDRPEANNLLGLYQVLSGQTKEAVAAECAEMGWGQFKPLLTDAMIAALTPIQQRYHEIMADPSYLKDLLKAGRDKAATVANATLERVKLAFGYALP, from the coding sequence GTGACGAAAAAACGGGTATTATCGGGGGTGCAGCCCACGGGCAGTTTGCATCTGGGCAATTACTTGGGGGCAATTCGCAATTGGGTGGCCGGTCAGGCCAACTACGATAATTACTTCTGTGTGGTTGATTTACACGCCATTACGGTGCCCCACGATCCAGCCGTGCTGGCGGCCAATACCTATACTGTTGCGGCGCTCTACCTTGCCTGTGGCATTGATCCAAACCATGCCACCATTTTTGTGCAGTCCCACGTCAGTGCCCACGCGGAACTCACATGGCTGCTGAATTGTATTACCCCCCTCAACTGGCTCGAGGACATGATCCAGTTCAAGGAAAAAGCCGTCAAACAGGGGGAAAATGTCGCGGCGGGGCTGTTGGACTATCCGGTTCTGATGGCGGCGGATATTTTGCTCTATGATGCGGATCTTGTACCCGTTGGCGAGGATCAAAAGCAACATTTGGAGCTCACCCGCGATATTGCCGCCCGCGTCAATTATCTGTTTGCCCGCAATCAAGCGCCAATTCTAAAATTGCCGGAGCCGTTGATTGCCAAGGCGGGGGCACGGGTCATGAGCCTGACCGATGGCACCAAGAAAATGTCGAAGTCGGATCCCTCAGACTTCAGTCGCATTAACCTGTTGGATCCACCGGATGAGATTCGCAAAAAAATTAAACGCTGTAAAACGGATCCGATCCGCGGCCTCACGTTTGATGACCCCGACCGCCCCGAAGCCAATAACCTGTTGGGGTTGTACCAAGTCCTCAGCGGCCAAACCAAAGAAGCCGTCGCAGCAGAGTGTGCCGAGATGGGGTGGGGGCAGTTTAAGCCTCTGCTCACGGATGCCATGATTGCTGCCCTGACACCGATTCAGCAGCGCTACCACGAGATTATGGCGGATCCGAGTTATTTGAAGGACTTACTCAAAGCGGGACGGGACAAAGCGGCAACGGTTGCGAATGCGACGCTTGAGCGGGTGAAATTGGCGTTTGGCTATGCTCTGCCATGA
- a CDS encoding M1 family metallopeptidase, with protein sequence MSGFDLPTSRAFFLSGARPHYSPDRPVRVEHIFLDLTLDPAQQQCWGQCQLQLRPLHRHLGHLRLNAVGQQIKGVTLQHQPHPYTYDGEHLDIALAPSLLEPDHSLLLTIDYHLDRPQRGLYFVGTTQAWTQGEDEDSRYWFPCFDYPGQLATSEVRVRVPQPLQAISNGELRASYSEGEWQVFHWYQPQVHPTYLMTLAVGDFAVFDDQWQGKPVTYYVAKDRAADARRSLGKTPQMIDFFSRIYGYPYPYPKYAQVCVADFIFGGMENTSTTLLTDRCLLDERAAQEDFRTESLVAHELAHQWFGDLVVIKHWSHAWLKEGMASYAEVLWFEQAYGAEFAAYYRLGELRNYLSEDSDRYRRPIVTHIYRDAIELYDRHLYEKGACVYHMIRQELGEELFWSAIQTFVKTYAHQTVETVDLLRAIESATGRNLLPLFDQYVFRGGHPDFHVTYRWESADQLAVLTIKQQQATDGISPLERNLFDLRIPVAIGTVDEGGHLSLQTLSLRVYEPEHTFYLPLPQQPSFVSFDAGNHTLKTVTLEYPLPELKAQLRHDPDVLGRIQAAIALGKKGNLEVVHTLATALKEEPFWGVRQEIATVLGTIRLDQSLDALAIALADPQPQVRRAAVEAIASFKSAAAYNLLKPLAKHGDPSYSVEAAALKGIGLIAAAKPQPKPSPEKVLKRLRHALETRPSWNEVIRCGAIAGVGQLKDLPEAVELVLAYTAETVPQPLRLAAIRTLGVMGDRHHPQLRQILERLGQLSHETFFLTQVAVVHALSQIDHPRVLPLLQTLGDRSRDGRVKRLVDESIAKIQNALGSDERLKTLEHTLSEVQKENQTLKSRLEQLEAKTKATPTHPESRPS encoded by the coding sequence ATGTCTGGTTTTGACCTCCCCACTAGCCGCGCCTTTTTCCTCAGTGGTGCTCGCCCCCACTACAGCCCCGATCGCCCCGTGCGGGTTGAGCATATTTTTCTCGATTTAACGCTGGATCCGGCGCAGCAACAGTGCTGGGGACAGTGCCAACTCCAGTTGCGGCCTCTGCATCGCCACCTGGGGCACCTCCGCCTAAATGCCGTGGGTCAACAGATTAAAGGGGTCACCCTTCAGCATCAGCCCCATCCCTACACCTACGATGGTGAACACTTAGACATTGCCCTTGCCCCCAGTCTTTTAGAGCCTGATCACAGCCTGCTGCTCACGATTGACTACCACCTCGATCGCCCCCAACGCGGCCTGTATTTTGTCGGCACAACCCAAGCGTGGACGCAAGGGGAAGATGAAGACTCCCGCTACTGGTTTCCCTGCTTTGACTATCCGGGACAGTTAGCCACCTCTGAAGTGCGGGTACGGGTGCCCCAGCCCCTACAGGCCATTTCTAATGGTGAACTCCGCGCCAGCTACAGCGAAGGCGAATGGCAGGTGTTCCACTGGTATCAACCCCAAGTGCACCCCACCTACCTGATGACCTTAGCCGTGGGAGACTTTGCCGTCTTTGACGACCAGTGGCAAGGTAAACCCGTCACCTACTATGTGGCCAAGGATCGAGCCGCAGATGCCCGCCGCAGTCTGGGGAAAACCCCCCAAATGATTGACTTTTTTAGCCGCATCTATGGCTACCCCTATCCCTACCCCAAGTACGCCCAAGTCTGTGTGGCGGATTTTATTTTTGGCGGGATGGAAAACACCTCAACCACACTGCTCACTGATCGCTGTTTGCTAGACGAGCGGGCCGCGCAGGAGGATTTCCGCACCGAAAGTTTAGTGGCTCATGAGTTAGCCCATCAGTGGTTTGGCGACTTGGTAGTCATCAAGCACTGGTCCCATGCGTGGTTGAAGGAGGGGATGGCCTCCTATGCGGAGGTGCTCTGGTTTGAGCAGGCCTACGGCGCGGAGTTTGCCGCCTACTACCGTCTTGGAGAGCTACGCAACTACCTCAGCGAAGATAGCGATCGCTACCGCCGTCCCATTGTCACCCACATCTATCGGGATGCCATTGAACTGTACGATCGCCACCTCTACGAAAAGGGGGCGTGTGTGTATCACATGATCCGCCAAGAACTCGGGGAGGAGTTGTTCTGGAGCGCAATCCAAACCTTTGTCAAAACCTATGCCCACCAAACCGTGGAAACGGTGGACTTGCTGCGCGCCATTGAAAGCGCTACGGGCCGGAACCTGCTGCCCCTCTTTGACCAGTACGTGTTTCGCGGTGGCCACCCGGATTTTCACGTTACCTATCGCTGGGAAAGTGCCGATCAGTTAGCGGTACTCACGATCAAGCAGCAACAAGCCACCGATGGCATCAGTCCTTTAGAGCGGAATTTATTTGATCTGCGCATTCCGGTCGCCATCGGTACCGTGGATGAGGGGGGCCACCTGTCGCTGCAAACCCTTAGCCTGCGGGTGTATGAACCCGAGCACACGTTCTATCTGCCCCTGCCACAGCAGCCGAGTTTTGTGAGTTTTGATGCTGGGAACCACACCCTAAAGACCGTCACGCTGGAGTATCCACTACCGGAACTCAAGGCTCAGTTGCGCCATGACCCGGACGTGTTAGGACGGATTCAGGCCGCTATTGCCCTGGGCAAAAAAGGCAACCTAGAGGTGGTTCATACCCTCGCCACCGCTCTCAAGGAGGAGCCATTCTGGGGGGTGCGCCAAGAAATTGCCACCGTTTTGGGCACCATCCGCCTCGATCAAAGCCTTGATGCTTTGGCCATTGCCCTTGCGGATCCGCAGCCACAGGTGCGCCGTGCCGCCGTGGAAGCCATTGCCAGTTTTAAGAGTGCGGCGGCTTACAACTTGCTCAAACCCTTGGCCAAGCACGGTGACCCCAGCTATAGTGTCGAAGCGGCAGCCCTTAAAGGCATTGGCCTGATTGCCGCCGCCAAGCCCCAGCCGAAGCCCAGCCCAGAAAAAGTCCTCAAGCGGTTGCGCCATGCCCTAGAAACCCGCCCAAGCTGGAATGAAGTGATCCGCTGTGGGGCGATCGCTGGTGTGGGTCAACTGAAGGATTTACCGGAAGCCGTTGAACTGGTGCTGGCCTATACGGCGGAAACCGTGCCCCAACCCCTGCGCTTGGCCGCCATTCGGACGCTGGGTGTCATGGGCGATCGCCACCATCCCCAACTGCGCCAGATCCTAGAACGATTAGGGCAGTTGAGCCACGAGACCTTTTTCCTCACCCAAGTGGCGGTGGTACATGCCCTCAGTCAAATTGATCATCCTCGCGTGTTACCGCTGTTGCAGACCTTGGGCGATCGCAGCCGCGATGGTCGGGTCAAGCGATTAGTCGATGAAAGTATCGCCAAAATTCAGAACGCTCTTGGCAGCGATGAGCGCCTGAAAACCCTTGAGCACACCCTCAGCGAGGTACAAAAGGAAAACCAAACCCTCAAAAGCCGCCTTGAGCAACTCGAAGCTAAAACCAAGGCAACGCCTACACATCCGGAATCAAGGCCAAGTTAG
- the aspS gene encoding aspartate--tRNA ligase, translated as MRTHYCGSVRVSDVGSTITLYGWVDRRRDHGGVIFIDLRDRSGIVQVVSDPQRTPESYPQADRLRSEYVVKVVGRVSQRPADSLNPKLATGDIEVYADHIELLNPVRQQLPFSISASEHEPVREEVRLRYRYLDLRRERMAQNLQLRHRVVQAMRRFLEDEAGFMEVETPILTRSTPEGARDYLVPSRVNPGEWFALPQSPQLFKQLLMVAGCDRYYQIARCFRDEDLRADRQPEFTQLDMEMSFMSQEEILSLNEALVCHIFKTVKGIDLPRPFPRLSYQAAMDRYGTDKPDTRYGLELVDVSDLLKDSGFKVFSGAIAQGGIVKILPIPNGNERISNVRIKPGGDLFQAATAAGAKGLAYIRVRDNGDIDTIGAIKDNLSPEQKAELLARTGAKAGHLLLFGAGEVATVNKTLDRLRQTIAREFALIDPAAINLLWIVDFPMFEWNAEEKRLEALHHPFTAPHPEDLDDLKTARAQAYDLVYNGYEVGGGSLRIHQPELQRQVFETIGLDEAAAQEKFGFLLEAFEFGTPPHGGIAYGLDRLVMLLAGEESIRDTIAFPKTQQARCLLTGAPSGVEPQQLKELHVSSIKRPKGNTP; from the coding sequence ATGCGAACGCACTACTGCGGCAGTGTCCGTGTCAGCGATGTTGGGTCAACGATCACCCTCTACGGCTGGGTAGATCGGCGGCGAGATCATGGTGGGGTCATCTTTATTGACTTGCGCGATCGCTCCGGCATTGTCCAGGTTGTGAGTGATCCGCAGCGCACCCCTGAGTCCTATCCGCAGGCGGATCGGCTCCGCAGCGAGTACGTCGTTAAGGTGGTGGGTCGGGTGAGCCAACGCCCTGCCGATTCGTTGAACCCCAAACTGGCCACGGGCGACATTGAGGTGTACGCCGACCACATTGAACTGCTGAATCCGGTGCGGCAGCAATTGCCCTTTAGCATCTCGGCCAGTGAGCACGAGCCGGTGCGCGAAGAGGTGCGGCTACGCTACCGCTACCTCGATTTGCGGCGGGAACGCATGGCACAGAATTTGCAATTACGCCATCGGGTGGTGCAGGCCATGCGCCGCTTTCTTGAGGATGAGGCCGGGTTTATGGAAGTGGAAACCCCCATCCTCACCCGCTCGACCCCCGAAGGTGCCCGCGACTACCTCGTACCCAGCCGCGTTAACCCGGGGGAATGGTTTGCCTTGCCTCAGTCGCCGCAGTTGTTTAAGCAGTTGCTGATGGTGGCGGGGTGCGATCGCTACTACCAAATTGCCCGCTGCTTCCGCGATGAAGACCTCCGCGCCGATCGCCAGCCGGAATTTACCCAACTGGATATGGAAATGAGCTTCATGAGCCAAGAGGAAATCCTCAGCCTCAACGAAGCCCTCGTGTGCCATATCTTCAAAACCGTTAAGGGGATTGACCTGCCCCGTCCGTTCCCCCGCCTCAGCTACCAAGCGGCCATGGATCGCTACGGCACCGATAAGCCGGACACCCGCTACGGTTTGGAACTAGTCGATGTCTCGGATTTACTCAAAGACTCGGGCTTTAAGGTCTTTAGCGGCGCGATCGCCCAAGGGGGCATCGTTAAAATTCTGCCGATTCCCAACGGCAACGAGCGTATTTCCAATGTGCGCATTAAACCCGGCGGCGATTTGTTCCAGGCCGCCACCGCAGCGGGTGCCAAGGGCCTAGCCTATATCCGTGTGCGCGACAACGGCGACATTGATACCATTGGTGCCATTAAAGACAATCTTTCGCCAGAGCAAAAAGCTGAACTACTGGCGCGAACAGGCGCCAAAGCGGGACATCTACTCCTCTTTGGGGCAGGGGAGGTTGCCACCGTTAACAAAACCTTAGATCGGCTGCGCCAAACCATTGCCCGTGAATTTGCCCTCATTGATCCGGCGGCCATTAACCTGCTGTGGATTGTGGACTTTCCCATGTTCGAGTGGAACGCCGAGGAGAAGCGCCTCGAAGCCCTGCACCATCCCTTTACCGCCCCTCATCCAGAGGACTTAGACGACTTAAAAACGGCGCGCGCCCAAGCCTACGACTTGGTTTATAACGGCTACGAAGTGGGGGGAGGCAGCCTGCGCATCCATCAACCGGAACTGCAGCGGCAAGTCTTTGAAACCATTGGCCTAGATGAGGCCGCAGCCCAGGAAAAATTTGGCTTTTTACTGGAAGCCTTTGAGTTTGGCACGCCGCCCCATGGTGGCATTGCCTACGGCCTCGATCGCCTCGTCATGCTCTTGGCCGGCGAAGAATCCATTCGCGATACCATTGCCTTTCCCAAAACCCAGCAGGCTCGCTGTTTGCTGACGGGTGCCCCCAGTGGCGTGGAGCCGCAGCAGCTTAAGGAACTGCACGTTAGCTCAATCAAACGCCCCAAAGGCAACACTCCCTAG